The genomic DNA GATTGATAACGGCACGCGCGAGATCAGTCAAAGTGCGGAGGACCTGTCCAAGCGCACCGAACAGCAGGCCGCCTCACTCGAGGAGACTGCGGCAGCCCTTGATCAGATCACAGTCAATGTCAGCAACGCCGCAAAGCGCGCCGAAGAGGCACGTCACGCCGCTGCAACCGCGAGTGAAAATGCGGAGCGCTCCGGCAAAGTCGTCGCCGACGCGGTTGGAGCGATGTCGCGGATCGAGAGTTCGTCCAACCAGATCTCCAACATCATCGGTGTCATCGACGAAATTGCCTTCCAGACGAACCTTCTCGCGCTCAACGCCGGGGTCGAGGCTGCTCGTGCCGGCGAGGCCGGAAAGGGGTTCGCTGTCGTGGCGCAGGAGGTACGCGAACTTGCTCAACGCTCCGCTCAGGCTGCGAAAGAAATAAAAGGTTTGATCCGGAATTCTTCGGAGGAGGTCAGCACCGGCGTCAAGCTCGTCAGCGAAACTGGAGAAGCTCTGCGTACGATCCAGCAGAACATCGTGGTGGTCAATGACCACATGCAAGCGATCACCAGTTCGGCAAAGGAGCAGGCGACTGGACTGTCAGAGGTCAATTCCGCCGTCAATCAAATGGATCAGGTCACGCAGCAGAATGCCGCGATGGTGGAAGAAACCAACGCCGCCAGCGCGACGCTTGCCCAGGAGACCGCACGTCTGCGCGAACTGATCGAGGGGTTCCAACTGGGTGGGGTCGCGGGAAGGCCGTCACAATCGGGAAACAGACCCTTGGCGGGCAACACATCAAACCGGAAACTTGAGGTTGTTAAGCTTGGTCATCGACCTGTCCCCTCGCCGGCACGACAGATGCTGTCGAAGATATCTGGGAAAGTAGGGAATGGAGCTGCGACCGAAAGCTGGGAAGAGTTCTGACGCCTGTTTGCGTGGGCAAGTCTGTTTTCCACCCTCAGATTCGGAGGCATACCCGATGACAAACGTTTTGACGTTCCCAATCGAAGCAAGCCGCGGTGTTACACCTGCCGCCGCCTCACAGAAAACCAGCGAGCATAAGTACCGTGTTATGACCGACGCTCTGGGTTTCCTGCGCGATCAGTTGTTTGAGTTGACCATGGAACTGGAGTGCAGTTGTACGCAGCTGACTGTGGTGGCAGCCGCCAATTCCCTTGCTTCGGCGGTGGAGGAAGAATCCCGGCGCAATGCCTGTTCTCGCTCGCCGCTCAATCCCTGAAAGGTCTGGCCGAGCGCAAGCTGCTTTTTTGTGGCCACGCGGCCGGCGGGACCAGACGGGGCAAGTAACGCGGCTGCCTGAAGACGATACTGGAGCATGACATGGATTTCGAAGCATTCTTCAAGAGCGAGCTGGAAGGCCTTCAAACCGAAGGCCGCTATCGTGTGTTCGCCGACCTCGATCGACACCGCGGCAATTTTCCGCGCGCCACGCGCCACACCCAGAATGGTCCGAAGGGTGTGACCGTCTGGTGTTCCAACGACTATCTCGGCATGGGCCAGAACCCCAAGGTGATCGAGGCGATGAACAACGCCATCGATAACTGTGGCGCGGGTGCGGGAGGCACCCGGAATATTTCTGGCACCACCCACTGTCTATGTGCAGCCCATCAACTATCCGACAGTGCCGAAGAAGACCGAGCGCCTGCGCATCACGCCGACGCCGATATCGAACTTCTGGTCGAGGCGCTGCACTCGCTATGGTCGCGCTGCGCGCTGGCGCAGCAAGTTGCATGACGATCCAGTGACTAAGCCTTTGCTTGCTCATAACAGGCTGTTAACTTTACGTTAACCATTGAACTACATAAATAGGGTCCTGATTCAACAATTGAGTCGAAGATGCCTGTTAGCGCTTTGTCTGTCCTCGCACCCGATGCATTGGACCCCTACGTGGACCTTCGCTCGGTGCCAAAATATCGCTATTTTGGCAAGAATGATCTCATTGATAGATTTCGCCAAGGCGTACCGTTCGATTACATCTCCATCTCCGGGCTCGACGTTGATCACTACCGCTTTGGTGACGGGTTCTCCATAGACACCGACCTCCCGCCGGGATTTGTGGAAGCTTACATGGAAGACAAGCTTTCGAAGATCGATCCATTTATTGCAGCGACCAAGGCGTCGAAAACCGTAATGGTCGAAAGCGAGGTTTATCAGGACGCCGATGTCCCACAGCGATTGTTGTATCTACAGCGCACTTTTGGGGTTCACAACAGAACCATGGTTCCGATCTTGCGCGATGATACGGTTTACGGAGCGGTCGGTTTCGCCCGCATAACGGCATTCACCGAAAGCGAGCTTACCTTTCTAACCCTTATCGCTGAACCCATCCATACCGCCGTAACCAAGCCGATGATGGACCGCTTCGCCGCTCAACATCTACGTCTGTCAAAAGGCGAGATCGCGTGTCTTTCCCAAGCGAGCCTTGGGCTGACGAGTGAAGGCATTGGCAGAGCTACCGGTTATCAGGTCGATACCGTTAACAGCTACATCAAATCAGCCGTGAAAAAGCTTGGGGCGTCGAACAGGACGCAAGCGATTGCTGAGGCGATACGCCGTCGGCTTATTTCGTGACGCTCGTTTCGTTTCTTTGCGTTAATTGGGATGGTGGGCACAATCACCAAAAGCCTGCGACGTCGTGTGATGGAAGCGACTTTGCGTCCCTAGCCGCTAAGATAACGCGAACGCAGGTCGGGTGAACTCACGCCGAATCGACCGTCACCAAAATACCGGGCCGGACTTGCCCCCGCATGTCGGCGAAACATGGTTATAAAACTGCTAGCGCTCTCATAGCCAAGGTCCAGGGCGATGGTGGTGACGGCATCGCCGCTGGCCAACCGCTGCAGCGCGAGGCCCACATGCAGTTGTTGCCGCCATTGACCGTATGACATACCGGTCTCGCGCTGGAAAAGGCGCGTGAGGGTTCGCTTGCTTGCGCCAATACGCGCGCCCCATTCCTCAATAGTGAGGCGCGCAGACGGGTCTTCCAAGAGCGCGTCTGCGAGACGCCGCAGCCGCCGGTCTGCGGGCATTGGCAACCGTAGCGGCTCTAGCGGAGCATCGCGAAGCTCGTCCAGAAGAACCGCCGACAGCCGAGCACGCCTCCCCTCCTCTGCCACCAGGAAGGCAGGATCTGATGTGAAGCAGAGAATGACCTCTCGCAGCAGCGGGCGAATGAATAATATTCCACAATCTTCGC from Pararhizobium gei includes the following:
- a CDS encoding methyl-accepting chemotaxis protein, which encodes MFGRSKVSSMQTKSLNSIAANIMIADADLNIRYMNEAVTSLLKEAASDLKKELPRFDFDKLVGSNIDIFHKNPSHQRTMLAALKTQHRATIWVGHCAFDLIVTPLLEGNRTTGFVVEWANAKERLQNIDFQAQMVAISRVQGIIEFTTDGEIVTANDNFLKAIGYRLDEIKGRSHSMLVDPEYARAPAYKEFWDALRRGEVQAAEFTRYGKNGKLVVINASYNPILDSKGKITKVVKFATDVTERVHAVTTIGAALTRLAQGDLSFSIDQPFAPDFEGLRNTMNEALSQMRNTLGHVAHSTDQIDNGTREISQSAEDLSKRTEQQAASLEETAAALDQITVNVSNAAKRAEEARHAAATASENAERSGKVVADAVGAMSRIESSSNQISNIIGVIDEIAFQTNLLALNAGVEAARAGEAGKGFAVVAQEVRELAQRSAQAAKEIKGLIRNSSEEVSTGVKLVSETGEALRTIQQNIVVVNDHMQAITSSAKEQATGLSEVNSAVNQMDQVTQQNAAMVEETNAASATLAQETARLRELIEGFQLGGVAGRPSQSGNRPLAGNTSNRKLEVVKLGHRPVPSPARQMLSKISGKVGNGAATESWEEF
- a CDS encoding helix-turn-helix transcriptional regulator, translating into MDLRSVPKYRYFGKNDLIDRFRQGVPFDYISISGLDVDHYRFGDGFSIDTDLPPGFVEAYMEDKLSKIDPFIAATKASKTVMVESEVYQDADVPQRLLYLQRTFGVHNRTMVPILRDDTVYGAVGFARITAFTESELTFLTLIAEPIHTAVTKPMMDRFAAQHLRLSKGEIACLSQASLGLTSEGIGRATGYQVDTVNSYIKSAVKKLGASNRTQAIAEAIRRRLIS
- a CDS encoding AraC family transcriptional regulator, translating into MSITITPEIDDPDIVPSSVVGLTIELTAVGETEPHRHRKAQLLYVICGALTVEAAGGIWTVPPQCAVWLPAGVLHLARASGRIVMANLYIEPDLADFLGEDCGILFIRPLLREVILCFTSDPAFLVAEEGRRARLSAVLLDELRDAPLEPLRLPMPADRRLRRLADALLEDPSARLTIEEWGARIGASKRTLTRLFQRETGMSYGQWRQQLHVGLALQRLASGDAVTTIALDLGYESASSFITMFRRHAGASPARYFGDGRFGVSSPDLRSRYLSG